The proteins below come from a single Pedobacter aquae genomic window:
- a CDS encoding fibronectin type III domain-containing protein, which yields MLNINQRLICFILTLSLLACKKTNLITEDFFVEEKEELSDFELEVSSVSTNFIEISWTNSLSSHFKPITYSIYVNEKKVAEGVKSNKYSLIKLRAEEEYKIKVIALVTDNLKIEKEILAKTLPEKVQTNDGKLYQEYNIHSYSRIGGPIGFIKSNDGGHIFVRHLIHTNDYQNDGFKLLVFRIDKDGNFLWYRIISAIDHGITDNTRNNILLNHNETEAMVFAGSYIFRLNTFTGELITKINLPDLTNHKINTVYHISNQEILLGTNRGLLLSINPETLNANWKQENSENGSIVTIQIDSKKIFMQYFNMVICKTRFFSTIIKVHLSEI from the coding sequence ATGTTAAACATTAATCAGAGATTAATATGCTTTATATTAACTCTTTCTTTATTAGCTTGTAAAAAAACGAATTTAATAACTGAAGATTTTTTTGTTGAAGAAAAAGAAGAGTTATCAGATTTTGAGTTAGAGGTATCATCAGTTAGTACAAATTTCATAGAAATAAGTTGGACTAATTCTCTTAGCTCGCATTTTAAACCTATCACATACAGCATTTATGTGAATGAAAAAAAAGTTGCTGAAGGTGTTAAAAGCAACAAATACAGTTTAATTAAGTTAAGAGCGGAAGAAGAGTATAAAATTAAAGTTATTGCTTTGGTTACAGATAATCTTAAAATAGAAAAAGAAATATTAGCCAAAACTTTACCAGAAAAGGTTCAAACAAATGACGGTAAATTATACCAAGAATATAACATACATAGCTATTCTAGAATAGGTGGTCCTATAGGATTTATTAAATCTAATGACGGCGGACACATTTTTGTTAGACATCTGATTCATACAAACGATTATCAAAATGATGGCTTTAAATTATTAGTTTTCCGTATTGACAAAGATGGCAACTTTTTATGGTACAGAATTATATCGGCTATAGATCATGGAATTACAGATAATACAAGAAATAACATTTTATTAAACCATAATGAAACAGAGGCTATGGTATTTGCCGGGAGCTATATTTTTAGATTAAATACCTTTACAGGAGAATTAATAACAAAAATAAATTTACCAGATTTAACTAATCACAAAATAAATACTGTTTATCATATATCAAATCAAGAAATTTTATTAGGCACAAATAGAGGCCTATTACTATCGATAAATCCTGAAACTCTAAATGCTAACTGGAAGCAAGAAAACTCAGAAAATGGTTCAATAGTTACTATACAAATAGATTCTAAAAAAATATTTATGCAATATTTCAATATGGTAATCTGCAAAACAAGATTTTTCAGTACAATTATCAAGGTACATTTATCAGAAATATAA
- a CDS encoding SusC/RagA family TonB-linked outer membrane protein has translation MMRLIKILTVFNDTYRLKWPLKLALVAGLVSFGYHPSFATSRISNKVTIQNTNVKGKIVDKAGLPLPGVSVKIKNTNVGAVSDVNGNYSINIPDNNAVLVFSYLGFLSQEIAVNGRVNINITLEEDVKALQEVVVIGYQTIRKRDVTGASTSIDTDNTEKLVARSVPEALQGLSPGVAVRNGGAPGQEAVVNIRGLATFGNANPLYVIDGMFADPNTTVNPNDIADIQILKDASAAAIYGSRAGNGVIIITTKKGKEGTPKISVSSRYSISQIPKKYDMMNGAEYAATNARAYTNSGIPLQPGVANYNGSIDTDWANELLQTGAVQDFNASISGGSATSSYLISAGYFKDEGTLIARDFDRKSLRINTESTKGKFKFGENFALSTSNLNAPFQGGFAEGNPWYDMWSSVPLIPVRSNSLISANNPGGWGYGDNGNINTFSRNQVAIANITSVNSNFVKLLGNAFLEYKILDGLSYKFNAGLETSFDKSKAVRRDGSWYQNQSPDFSRLTDNRSQFLSYLFEHTLNFNYNIKKHRFNGVVGYTEQTTQIDNTLGSGLRLSQFGGNYFTTLNSTSGIPGDRTSSGGLTKFLLNSVLGRLNYNYDDRYLATFTFRADKDSRFSEKFRTGYFPSVALAWRLSQEDFFKVDWISDLKLRGSYGVLGVNTLGAYQFTGFLNQAPSVVFGPNQQVFPGATQARLVFEDLRWEEKETTNLGIDAALFDNRFRVAIDAFRSVSRDVLVGQPLPQYLGNLQGDPIVNIGSIENKGLEFELGYRPKLIGAFKWDVAANLSFIRNKVLELGNLGIDLATGLPRAYIPSGVTRTQVGRSIGEYYVLKTDGIFQNQAEIDAHRAQRAYAKPGDIRYVNAVDGGTNDDINEFDRVFAGSPFPKFTTGLQFNSAYKNFSLSMQFYGAFGHKLYNDVLRDLDSYGNSNYRRDINPWTPSNTNTSFPRLGYQFAPNDRGINENARADSDRWIEDGSFLRLRNIELGYNIPTKFLEKAKIGNARVYLSGQNLFTITNYQGLDPDVVGADVNLQPGVDNGNYPSSRILSFGLSVGF, from the coding sequence ATGATGAGATTAATAAAAATACTAACAGTTTTTAATGATACGTATAGGCTAAAATGGCCTCTTAAACTTGCACTTGTTGCAGGCCTCGTTTCTTTTGGATATCATCCAAGTTTTGCAACGAGTAGAATATCAAATAAAGTAACCATACAAAATACAAATGTAAAGGGTAAAATAGTTGATAAAGCTGGTTTACCATTACCTGGGGTAAGTGTTAAAATTAAAAATACCAATGTAGGGGCGGTTTCAGATGTAAACGGAAACTATAGCATCAACATTCCTGATAACAATGCCGTTCTTGTTTTTTCTTATTTGGGCTTTTTAAGTCAGGAAATTGCTGTTAATGGCAGAGTAAATATCAATATCACTTTAGAGGAAGATGTAAAAGCTTTACAAGAGGTGGTGGTTATTGGTTACCAAACCATTAGAAAAAGAGATGTAACAGGTGCTTCAACATCTATTGATACAGACAATACAGAGAAATTAGTAGCTCGCTCTGTTCCTGAAGCATTACAAGGTTTATCGCCAGGTGTAGCCGTAAGAAATGGTGGTGCGCCAGGGCAAGAAGCAGTGGTTAACATCAGAGGTTTAGCAACTTTTGGTAATGCTAATCCGCTTTATGTGATAGATGGGATGTTTGCAGACCCCAATACTACCGTTAACCCTAATGATATTGCTGATATACAAATTTTAAAAGATGCATCGGCAGCAGCTATTTACGGTTCAAGAGCAGGTAACGGCGTTATCATCATCACAACAAAAAAAGGTAAAGAGGGTACGCCAAAAATTTCTGTAAGCTCAAGATATAGCATCTCACAAATTCCTAAGAAGTATGACATGATGAATGGTGCCGAGTATGCAGCTACCAATGCCAGAGCTTATACCAATTCTGGTATTCCATTACAACCGGGTGTAGCTAATTATAATGGTAGTATAGATACAGATTGGGCAAATGAACTTTTACAAACAGGTGCTGTTCAAGATTTTAATGCAAGTATTTCTGGTGGTTCGGCAACATCTTCTTATTTAATATCTGCCGGATATTTTAAAGACGAAGGAACTTTAATAGCTCGTGATTTTGATAGAAAATCACTTCGTATCAATACAGAATCAACCAAAGGGAAATTCAAATTTGGGGAGAACTTTGCCTTATCAACTTCTAATTTAAACGCACCTTTTCAGGGTGGTTTTGCAGAGGGCAACCCTTGGTATGATATGTGGTCTAGTGTGCCTTTAATACCTGTTAGAAGCAATAGTTTGATAAGTGCCAACAACCCAGGCGGATGGGGTTATGGAGATAATGGTAACATCAATACCTTTTCACGTAACCAAGTGGCAATAGCCAACATAACTTCGGTAAACAGCAATTTTGTTAAATTATTAGGTAATGCTTTTTTAGAGTATAAAATTTTAGATGGCCTAAGCTATAAATTTAATGCAGGTTTAGAAACCAGTTTCGATAAATCAAAAGCGGTAAGAAGAGATGGCTCTTGGTATCAAAATCAGTCGCCAGATTTTAGCAGATTAACAGATAACAGATCTCAATTTTTAAGCTATTTGTTTGAGCACACGCTTAATTTTAACTACAACATTAAGAAACATCGTTTTAACGGAGTAGTGGGTTATACCGAGCAAACCACACAAATAGATAATACTTTAGGTAGCGGTTTAAGATTATCTCAATTTGGAGGTAATTATTTTACTACTTTAAATTCTACCAGCGGTATACCTGGCGATAGAACATCATCAGGTGGTTTAACTAAGTTTTTGCTTAATTCTGTTTTAGGGAGGTTAAATTACAATTACGACGACCGTTACCTAGCCACATTTACGTTTAGGGCCGATAAAGATTCTAGATTTTCTGAAAAATTTAGAACAGGTTATTTCCCTTCTGTGGCTTTAGCATGGAGATTATCTCAGGAAGATTTCTTTAAAGTAGATTGGATTTCTGATTTAAAATTAAGAGGTTCTTATGGGGTGTTAGGGGTTAATACTTTAGGTGCTTACCAATTCACAGGCTTCTTAAATCAGGCTCCAAGCGTGGTTTTTGGGCCAAATCAGCAAGTTTTTCCTGGTGCTACACAAGCCAGATTGGTTTTTGAAGATTTAAGATGGGAAGAGAAAGAAACCACCAACTTGGGTATAGATGCAGCATTGTTTGATAACCGTTTTAGGGTAGCTATTGATGCATTCCGTTCGGTATCAAGAGATGTGTTGGTAGGGCAGCCATTGCCGCAATATTTAGGAAACTTACAAGGAGACCCTATTGTAAATATTGGTTCTATAGAGAATAAAGGTTTAGAGTTTGAGTTAGGCTATCGTCCAAAATTAATTGGAGCATTTAAATGGGATGTTGCGGCAAACCTTAGTTTCATCAGAAATAAAGTTTTAGAACTGGGAAATCTGGGGATAGATTTAGCTACGGGTTTACCTAGAGCTTATATTCCATCAGGGGTTACACGTACTCAGGTAGGTCGTTCAATAGGAGAATATTATGTATTGAAAACCGATGGTATCTTCCAAAATCAAGCAGAGATTGACGCTCATAGAGCGCAAAGGGCTTATGCTAAACCGGGCGATATTCGCTATGTTAATGCTGTAGATGGCGGGACAAATGATGATATCAATGAGTTTGACAGGGTATTTGCAGGTTCGCCTTTCCCTAAATTCACTACAGGTTTACAATTTAACTCGGCTTACAAAAATTTCAGCTTAAGCATGCAGTTTTATGGCGCTTTTGGTCATAAACTATATAACGATGTTTTAAGAGATTTAGATAGCTATGGTAATTCTAATTACAGAAGAGATATTAATCCATGGACACCTTCCAATACCAATACCAGTTTCCCAAGATTAGGCTATCAATTTGCACCTAATGATAGAGGTATAAATGAAAATGCCAGAGCAGATTCTGACAGATGGATTGAAGATGGCTCTTTCCTGAGGTTACGTAATATAGAGCTAGGTTATAATATCCCTACTAAATTTCTTGAAAAAGCAAAAATTGGAAATGCCAGAGTTTATTTAAGTGGGCAAAACCTCTTTACCATTACCAATTACCAAGGTTTAGACCCTGATGTTGTTGGTGCCGATGTAAACCTGCAACCTGGTGTAGATAACGGAAATTATCCATCATCAAGAATTTTATCATTTGGTTTAAGTGTGGGCTTTTAA
- a CDS encoding RagB/SusD family nutrient uptake outer membrane protein has protein sequence MRFNQTNYNDGLTSLTWETLFVGVFRANQVIANVPNIEMDETLKKRVIAEAKFLRALFYFNLTLYFGNPPLLLTPSQPTDVPPNATTAEAYAQVAKDLNEAIPDLPLSYSGDDLGRATRGAAYALLGKTHLQQKQYQLAFNAFDWLITGPGAAIYRLTTNYRDNFIISRENNEESIFEIQFNENQAENTDDDVDESRVNNTGTSISQFFAPPGVGFSDGGARRWLIDEFLQEQTTTGQRDPRLAASLIYNFTNPAGPQATMVYGRSFADRYGNGPDANGVWFRKLLNDHWKDQEGFRSPNNYRLIRFADVLLMQAECLNGLNRTSDAYPLVDRVRQRAGLAPLSVAKPGLNQTQFLTQLKHERIVELAGEGWRWADLLRWGDLGPALASRDADFTNFEVGKHELYPIPQRDIDLNPNLKQNPRY, from the coding sequence ATGCGTTTTAACCAAACCAATTATAATGACGGTTTAACTTCTTTAACGTGGGAAACTTTATTTGTTGGTGTTTTTAGAGCTAACCAGGTTATTGCCAATGTTCCAAACATAGAAATGGATGAAACCTTAAAGAAAAGAGTAATAGCAGAAGCTAAATTTTTAAGAGCGCTTTTCTATTTCAACTTAACTTTATACTTTGGCAACCCACCTTTATTATTAACGCCATCGCAACCTACAGATGTACCGCCTAATGCAACTACGGCAGAGGCTTATGCACAAGTTGCTAAGGATTTAAACGAGGCTATTCCAGATTTACCACTTTCTTATAGCGGAGATGATTTAGGAAGAGCAACCAGAGGTGCAGCTTATGCTTTATTGGGCAAAACGCATTTACAACAAAAACAGTATCAATTAGCTTTTAACGCTTTTGATTGGCTAATTACAGGACCTGGTGCTGCTATTTATCGTTTAACCACCAATTACAGAGACAACTTTATCATCAGCAGAGAAAACAATGAAGAGTCTATTTTCGAGATTCAGTTTAATGAAAATCAGGCAGAAAATACAGATGATGACGTAGATGAAAGTCGTGTTAATAATACCGGGACTTCTATTTCTCAGTTTTTTGCCCCTCCGGGAGTTGGCTTTTCTGATGGTGGAGCCCGTAGATGGTTGATAGATGAATTTTTACAAGAGCAAACTACCACTGGGCAAAGAGACCCACGTTTAGCAGCTTCACTCATCTATAACTTTACCAATCCGGCTGGCCCACAAGCAACCATGGTTTATGGTAGAAGCTTTGCAGACCGTTATGGTAATGGTCCCGATGCTAATGGCGTTTGGTTTAGAAAATTATTGAACGACCATTGGAAAGATCAAGAAGGTTTTAGATCGCCAAACAATTACAGGTTAATACGTTTTGCCGATGTTTTATTGATGCAAGCAGAATGTTTAAATGGTTTAAATAGAACGTCTGATGCTTATCCTTTGGTAGATAGGGTTAGACAAAGAGCAGGTTTAGCGCCTTTATCTGTTGCCAAGCCAGGTTTAAACCAAACACAATTCTTAACCCAACTTAAACACGAGCGTATTGTGGAACTAGCAGGAGAAGGCTGGCGTTGGGCAGATTTATTAAGATGGGGAGACTTAGGGCCTGCATTAGCAAGCAGAGATGCTGATTTTACAAACTTTGAAGTTGGGAAACACGAGCTATACCCTATACCACAAAGGGATATAGACTTAAATCCAAATTTGAAACAAAACCCAAGATACTAG
- a CDS encoding glycoside hydrolase family 43 protein — protein sequence MNVRVIFRIYIVYSLVFWLGCKSSDKPVVEPFVPPQETTFTNPLITGADPSVYQKDGTYYYMHTVGNAIRLWKTDAMSKISSAQAVTVFTPTTGQPNSRNIWAPELFFLDNKWYIYYTAGNGEDRTQRTWVLENSNADPTTGTWINKGRIFNADTDFWAIDGTVLEHNGQRYFLWCGRPDPNNADLTQNIYIAKMTNPWTLEGSSTRLTTPQFAWERNGFGVNEAPQVLTINNKVFMVYSASFCGTDDYALGMMSLNDGGNPLNLNDWVKRNQPVFTKKPQSGAYGPGHNSFFKSPDGNESWMIYHANSNPNQGCAEQRNVRMQKITIGTDGFPNFGEPVAIGLQITKPSGEK from the coding sequence ATGAATGTAAGAGTGATTTTTAGAATTTATATAGTTTATTCATTAGTTTTTTGGTTAGGATGTAAAAGTAGTGATAAACCTGTTGTAGAGCCTTTTGTGCCACCACAGGAAACTACTTTTACAAATCCTTTAATTACCGGTGCAGACCCATCAGTTTACCAAAAAGATGGTACTTATTATTACATGCATACGGTAGGAAATGCTATCAGATTATGGAAAACAGATGCGATGTCTAAAATTTCATCAGCGCAAGCGGTAACCGTTTTTACACCAACTACCGGGCAGCCTAACTCAAGAAATATTTGGGCACCAGAACTATTCTTTTTAGATAACAAATGGTATATCTATTACACAGCGGGTAATGGCGAGGACAGAACACAGCGTACATGGGTGCTTGAAAATAGCAATGCAGACCCAACTACCGGAACCTGGATAAATAAAGGAAGAATTTTTAATGCCGATACAGATTTTTGGGCTATTGATGGTACCGTTTTAGAACATAATGGCCAAAGGTATTTTCTTTGGTGTGGTAGGCCAGATCCCAATAATGCAGATTTAACACAAAACATTTACATCGCAAAGATGACCAATCCCTGGACCTTGGAGGGCTCATCTACCCGTTTAACTACGCCACAATTTGCTTGGGAGAGAAATGGTTTTGGTGTTAATGAAGCTCCTCAGGTTTTAACCATCAATAACAAAGTGTTTATGGTTTATTCTGCAAGTTTTTGCGGAACAGATGATTACGCATTAGGGATGATGAGTTTAAATGATGGCGGTAATCCTCTCAATTTAAACGATTGGGTTAAGCGCAATCAGCCTGTTTTTACTAAAAAGCCACAAAGTGGAGCTTACGGGCCAGGGCATAATTCTTTTTTTAAATCGCCAGATGGCAACGAAAGCTGGATGATTTACCATGCAAATAGTAATCCTAACCAAGGTTGCGCAGAACAAAGAAACGTGAGGATGCAAAAGATTACGATAGGTACAGATGGCTTCCCAAATTTTGGAGAACCTGTAGCTATAGGGTTACAAATTACAAAACCTTCAGGAGAGAAATAA
- a CDS encoding glycoside hydrolase family 43 protein, whose product MKIQSKYIHGYVWVLMLFFWYQPLKAQTFTNPLLEAGADPWSIYKDGYYYYTHTLQDSIVIWKTKNLSELKTAERKTIFVPPAGTNYSKEIWAPEIHFIEGKWYVYFAADDGNNQNHRMYVLENNAANPFDGNWVFKGKVHDKTDKWAIDGSVFYHKNKLYMVWSGWEGDTNGKQEIFIAKMKNPYTIKGKRYKISTPQLTWELHGDLNDPNNPPHVAVNEGPQILKNGDKTFIIYSASGCWTDFYALGMLSLTGKNIRKASSWEKNQQPVFKQSPENGVYAPGHNSFFKSPDGTEDWILYHANSAPGQGCGGHRSPRAQKFTWNADGTPNFSIPVKAGIAQKIPLKINRKQNFSRYEKEKHH is encoded by the coding sequence ATGAAAATACAATCTAAATATATACACGGTTACGTATGGGTGTTGATGCTATTCTTTTGGTACCAGCCCCTAAAAGCTCAAACATTTACTAATCCATTGCTAGAGGCCGGTGCAGACCCTTGGAGTATTTATAAGGATGGTTATTACTACTATACCCATACTTTACAAGACAGCATTGTAATTTGGAAAACCAAGAATTTATCTGAATTAAAAACCGCAGAAAGAAAAACCATTTTTGTTCCTCCGGCAGGAACCAACTATTCTAAAGAAATATGGGCACCAGAAATTCACTTTATTGAAGGTAAATGGTATGTCTATTTCGCTGCTGATGATGGTAATAATCAAAACCATAGAATGTATGTTCTGGAAAATAATGCTGCCAATCCTTTTGATGGAAATTGGGTATTTAAAGGAAAAGTACATGACAAAACAGATAAATGGGCTATAGATGGCTCTGTATTTTACCACAAAAATAAATTGTATATGGTGTGGTCTGGTTGGGAGGGAGATACCAATGGAAAGCAAGAAATTTTTATTGCCAAAATGAAAAACCCTTATACCATAAAAGGGAAACGCTATAAAATATCAACACCACAATTAACATGGGAGCTACATGGAGATTTAAACGACCCTAACAACCCGCCACATGTAGCCGTAAATGAAGGTCCGCAAATCCTGAAAAATGGAGATAAAACCTTTATCATTTACTCGGCAAGCGGTTGTTGGACAGATTTTTATGCCTTAGGGATGCTTAGCTTAACAGGTAAAAACATCCGTAAAGCTAGTTCTTGGGAGAAAAATCAACAACCTGTTTTTAAGCAATCGCCAGAAAATGGCGTGTATGCACCGGGGCATAATTCTTTCTTTAAATCTCCTGACGGTACAGAAGACTGGATATTGTACCATGCAAATTCGGCTCCGGGGCAAGGTTGCGGTGGGCACAGATCGCCACGGGCACAAAAGTTCACTTGGAATGCAGATGGTACACCCAACTTTAGCATTCCTGTTAAGGCAGGCATAGCACAAAAAATCCCTCTGAAAATAAATAGGAAACAAAATTTTAGCAGATATGAAAAGGAAAAACATCATTAA
- a CDS encoding cellulase family glycosylhydrolase, whose protein sequence is MKRKNIIKLILLFLCLSGTIKAQDTTVSVIGKVWPIEKAKAWYSKHKWINGADFLPSTAINQLEMWQAETFDPATIDKELAWAKNIGFNTMRVYLHSIAWEKDPLGFKNRVGQYLSIAQKHGIKTIFVFFDDCWNKQGFAGKQPEPKVGIHNSGWVQDPGDPASKNASNFPALEKYVKDVMTHFKTDERILLWDLYNEPGNSGKLNTSFPLLKSVITWARAVEPQQPISIGLWAWNFHALNAMQALNSDIITYHNYEEPDLHKRVIDMLKAFGRPMICTEYMARTRNSRFANIMPMLKRENIGAINWGLVAGKSNTIYAWDTPLENGAQPIEWFHDIFKKMVHLTVTMK, encoded by the coding sequence ATGAAAAGGAAAAACATCATTAAACTGATACTCTTATTCTTGTGTTTAAGCGGCACCATCAAAGCACAAGACACTACCGTAAGTGTTATTGGCAAAGTTTGGCCAATAGAAAAAGCAAAAGCTTGGTATAGTAAACATAAATGGATAAACGGTGCAGATTTTTTACCAAGTACCGCTATCAATCAATTAGAAATGTGGCAGGCCGAAACTTTTGACCCTGCTACCATAGATAAAGAATTGGCTTGGGCAAAAAACATTGGCTTTAACACCATGCGAGTATATTTACATAGCATAGCTTGGGAAAAAGATCCATTGGGTTTTAAAAATAGGGTAGGTCAATACCTCTCCATAGCTCAAAAGCATGGTATCAAAACCATATTTGTGTTTTTTGATGATTGCTGGAACAAACAAGGCTTTGCAGGCAAACAGCCAGAACCTAAAGTAGGTATCCATAATTCTGGTTGGGTACAAGACCCCGGAGACCCTGCCTCTAAAAATGCCAGTAATTTTCCGGCATTAGAGAAATATGTTAAAGATGTGATGACGCATTTTAAAACCGATGAAAGGATATTATTATGGGATTTGTATAATGAACCGGGCAACTCTGGTAAACTAAATACATCATTCCCATTATTAAAAAGCGTTATAACTTGGGCTAGGGCAGTAGAACCACAGCAACCTATAAGTATTGGTCTTTGGGCATGGAATTTTCATGCATTAAATGCCATGCAAGCTTTAAACTCTGATATCATCACCTATCACAATTACGAAGAGCCAGATTTGCATAAAAGAGTAATAGATATGTTAAAAGCTTTTGGCAGACCCATGATATGTACCGAATATATGGCAAGAACAAGAAATAGCAGATTTGCGAACATTATGCCGATGCTTAAAAGAGAAAATATAGGCGCCATAAACTGGGGTTTGGTGGCCGGTAAATCTAATACCATTTATGCTTGGGATACACCTTTAGAAAACGGAGCGCAACCTATAGAATGGTTTCATGATATCTTCAAAAAGATGGTACACCTTACCGTAACGATGAAGTAG